A region of the Acipenser ruthenus chromosome 40, fAciRut3.2 maternal haplotype, whole genome shotgun sequence genome:
TATACGTTTTCTCTAGAGGCTCTAAAACGTAATCCCTTAAAataacgattattattattattattattattattattattattattattattattattattattattcgttatTTTAAGGGATTGCGTTTTAGAGGCACTAGAGAATTATTATCACGTGtgtttgcacagtgctgtaggCTGTGTATGTAAAAAAGCTGAGCTGATCATAAATATTTACTAAAAGGCTAACTTGGCTGGTGGCGATAGCAagatacaataataaaacacataataCATAACACTGGGgcacattagggcagcagtgtggagtagtggttagggctctggactcttgaccggagggttgtgggttcaatccccggtggggacactgctgctgtacccttgagcaaggtactttacctagattgctccagtaaaaaaaacccaactgtataaatgggtaattgtatgtaaaaataatgtgatatcttgtaacaattgtaaggttgTGTtagcgtcagctaagaaataattaataataataataataacactgtttactttatttctgaatggcgctaacacaacctCATACGTTGCTGTTGACTTGCAGGAaacactgctacagttttgtactttaaagAATAGTGAATACAATACAGaacttaaataaatgaacatttttaCTGTTTCCGACCAAGAGCATTAAAAACGAGGTCTCAGTCTGCCCTGACCGTGGGGACTCGCTGATGCAGAATGTTCCACATGTTCACTCCGCCGCTGTGCACCTTGACTCCCTGACAAGCTGCTTCCGGTTGGAGACGTGGCTCTGGGTTGCCATATTGAAGATACGGGGACGGAGAAGCTAGTGATTAACAGCGGGgggaaaaacacaaaatataaaccgACTAAAACTGGTTCGAGTCGACAGGACCGCCGCGGCTAGGAAACTAAACCCCTTAACTATCACATAGACCGAAAATGGTAAGCAGGGGTCCCCTGAAAGGAcctgtttttttgcttttaaaaatagatatattgtgtgtgtgtctgtcggtgTCACACAGGTTCCGGCTCCGGTTTAATGGCAGTCGAAGGAAATTAAACGGAAAAATCTTTGTAAACAGCTCTTAAAGTCGCGTCTTGCAAACTCCAGGCTAGCAAAAGCGGTTGTTTTGAAGCCGCGGGTGTCATTAGACACGGGGCTGGAGTTTGGGGtgttttttggggtggggggaaGTCGTGTCAGTTTCTGTGGTTATTCGACTCGGTTATAAATCGGGTTTGGAGAATTCCAGTCATAATCATGAATTGCCTAGGCCCTGTTGCAAATTCAGAAGTTGATATTAATGTCATGGTGAATCACACGGTGGATTATAACACGTTAAACAATCTCATAGTCTGAAACAGCAACGCAAGGTTTGATAAGCAAGCTGCTTCGGACAAATGTGTCAGAATACCGATGAGACATATTGCACAGACGCGAAGGTGTACACAGTAATTGAAACTACAAAATATAACTGCGAAAACTGTCGAAtacatgcattatatatatatatatatatatatatatatatatatatatatatatatatatatatatatatataatttcgattaaagcatatttatcgctttctgtttttatttatttatttatttatttatttatttatttgttcgttcgtttgtttgtttatttatttatacgttGACATCGAGTATGTTGATAATTGTAACCCTGCCTTGAAGTTATCGGTGGAGGTCGGTCAGCTTTTAAAGATGGGAAGCGGTGTTTTGCATTCTTAAACGTATTTGTGTTTGTATAGGCATTACGTGTAGAGTCTCCTCACTTGTGTTAAATATGACAAGCGAAGCTACGTTAATAAATATCCGCCGATGTGACTATTCCAAACACAGTAATAggtaacataataataataataataataataataataatgatagacaCCACAGTTGGTGTGATGAATACTGTGCCGGTTACTGCCCTGCTGTACTGCAGTAGTCCGAAATGATGAATCACTAAGTTGGTTCTTGCCCTAAGCATGTTTGGTTGGTTCCCCACAAATACATTATGTAAATAGTGTCTGTATATACTTCTGTAGAATATACCAGTAAGGTTAACGTTATTATAATAGTCTAAAGTGTAAAGTATTTACTGAAATTAAGAAGGGGGtgtgttatttcattttaaaattggaaTGAtgatagtactgtatttaaactttGTTGTTTGCATGCAAAACAATGTGTGTAGAGTCATTTCTTTTATTGCATTCAGTTTACACCATCGATGTTGTTGTGGATTCATGGGAAGTCATTTTCAAATACAGCAGACTCAATTAACCACACTCATGTAGCTACACACACAATATGTTTAAAACTGTATATAGGGTGACATGAAATGTGTCTGGATATTCATGACTACATATTAACTCCAAATAACAACCAGCAAGCAGAAAAACATTCTGCAGGTGTGTAAGAATTAGATCTCTGTGGTAGAacatggaaaaaaacaacaactttgccTTGTGTTACCTAAGCACAGGAGTATATATGTAGACAAAGTCAGGGCTGCGATTAATGCTCTTTTTCCCACCTGATCACAACAGAAGACCAATGTGGTGGTCGATTTTGGTTGCAGCCAaatacagggatggcaataagacatGTATTGAATAGCGGTTTTCACCCATTACAGGTTTTATACGAGTTTGATTAGCctcaatgtataggtaacaagttcaaaTGTGTCTGatcaaactcctagtaaaaccaggaatggatcaaactgctctgcaataggagtcttatttccatccttgtaaaTATGAGGGTTTAAATAGTAGTAAACCCTAGTAGTGTGTGCCATCTGTCTATTTTCAGTATTTCTTCACAGCTTTCTACACACATGGGCTATGGGTTgcagttattttataaaatgatgaTTGCAGCTTTTTGTGATGGCTTTTGTGATTGGTTACAAACATACGCTTCTTCAATTGTGTTTAATCCTGAAGTGCAGGTATTTAAACAGAACCCCCTGGTTTTGACATGGTTACGGCAGCGCACTGTGAATAAGCTGGTCCTAGTCATTGCTCggttctccccctcctctccaggTGCTGTTGGCAGCGGCGGTGTGCACCAAGGCTGGGAAGGCGATCGTGTCGCGGCAGTTCGTGGAGATGACCCGCACGCGCGTCGAGGGGCTGCTGGCCGCCTTCCCCAAGCTGATGAACATGGGGAAGCAGCACACCTTCGTGGAGACGGAGAGCGTGCGCTACGTGTACCAGCCGCTGGAGAAGCTCTACATGGTGCTCATCACCACCAAGAACAGCAACATCCTGGAGGACCTGGAGACCCTCAGACTCTTCTCTCGGGTGGTAAGAGCAGGGAGGGAAAGAAGACTCCCGTcacagagcagtttcacccatccctGGTTTTATTACGAGCTTCATTAGCCAGTGTGTAGTAGTGCTTCTCAATTCTGGCCCTgaagatccattccagtccagatATTTATTCCAACCAGCTCCTAAATTAGTAAATTGAACCACTAAGGTCAATTAATTCatgacctggttggaataaaatCCTGGACTGGAGCTGaccttgagggccagagttgagtactgctggtgtctaggtaacaagctcgggtgtgtcttattaaactcggtgtcttatttccatccctgcggaATTAAATTAATCACAAATGTTGATCATTTATATATGCACAGGGCTCCAGACTAAAATGGTCACCAAATGAAAAGTGAAAAGCTTACCGTACCAagctgacattttttttctttgtgaagtAAAACTAACTTTGTCTTTTGCCAGTCGTATTGTagggtgcctaaataaagtttggagtcaacacaaacacattttcttcatCAGATGCATCTTTAGCAGACGCAGCTATCCCAGATATTGTAGATTTGGTTACAgtgtttaccgtcaggagtttaaggatgattGAATTGTGCAGTAGTTTCcatagttagatgatgagctgataatatctcttcagccaaagaagcaggcatggTAATtgaccataatgaaaaacagtaatgtagcgtgagttttgtactaaagcagggtcggCTGTTGCAGGGAAAAGTGTATTTCTCAAACCGACCATTTTAAGAGAGGTGAAGCAGAACGCATAGAAATACTgtggaagtgtactgctgagaaaaaaaaaaaaaaacattgaggtaattaaaaatgaaatgtactgaagcttacttgattgcagtaaaaaaaaaaaagcaatttactaATTTTAGCTCTCAgatgtgctaatgaaaatatctagaatatatgacaatgtgcttgctgtggtgtatttaatattgtaaatatagcaGATCGAACTCGCTgcaatttaaaattgtttttactgaaaataaacagtaacatgtaatcataagagctgtctgtgttacatgctgtcagatcaggacttcactaacactgagcatgggagctgcagcgtgCTGTTTCTCATATTACAACGagacacaattaaaggtgcggtcaccaattccatacacaacacttatttaaaatacaaacatgctgagttcattgcagtcatcgaCAGCATAGATTAACCACTCAGCAGAATAAGGCAACGAACACGCATGTACAGATATTAAGTCGCTGTTTttgtatcactttagtgtcttagcatgttgttgtattttaagcagttgactatcatagcaaccaacttgctcctgaagtggctCCAGCAACTGGATTTGGTGAGCAGTCTTTTTTGGCCTAGGAGCCATTGGTTTCTAAGGCAAAAAGTTTGTCAGGAGCCCTGATGCATAATGATTATTTAAAATACTGCAGTACCCACGCCTTTCTCCTCTTTGGTTATGTAGACTGGCGTATCCTCTTTTagtactgaaaaaaacaaaacaatccatgATGGAATAAAGATAATTGCAAGTAGAAATGTGCCTCTGCTGTGGGATTAACTGCACAGTAACTACACTGTCGGCATATTTTACATTGTACATTCTCAAATGATTTTGTTAACTGGGCTAAAAGAGACTTGGGTCAGGTATCTATTTTTTCTAATAACAGTTCTAACTATAGTCTtgtctaattttacaattaaactgtatttttttgtttgtcttttaattccaattttatttaatattagttgtagactattttatttttacaaactagctttttatctttatttttctaaTTGTTCCAACAAAACCacatttgttgtctttttttttaatttctgttttattaaactttgtattagactgtgtgtgtgtgtgtgtgtgtgtgtgtgtgtgtgtgtgagagagaagcgctttgggatccttgtaatgaaaggcgctataaaaatgtgaattgtattgcattgtatacgtttttaaaatgctgatatttttttttgtgtgcccaGATCCCGGAGTATTGCCGTGTGCTGGAGGAGAGTGAGATCTCGGAGCACTGCTTCGATCTTATCTTTGCCTTCGACGAGATCGTGGCGCTGGGGTACCGTGAGAACGTCAACCTGGCGCAGATCCGTACCTTCACCGAGATGGACTCTCACGAGGAGAAGGTCTTCAGAGCAGTCAGAGAGGTGAgggggctggggaggaggaggagaggcaggggtgtTGTTTAATGGAAAACGCCAAGATCGAGTATTCTAGGTTGTACAGTAACTGTTTTGGAGACAGACCAAGCTTAGCACTGCTTTAGGTAGTTCCAAGAGAAATGCTAACCaggggtctgtaaaaccagccagTAGTGTGTATTTTAAGGCAATGCATTTCTAGGCTGTCAGATTTAAAGTCCAGTagacattattaataataataataataataataataataataataataataataataataataataataataatagtattttggATGATGCCTTAATCAGTGTTCTGGTACAACAGTATACATACAgacaatatacattttctttcactgcaacagggatggaaattcaACTCCTAAATGCATAgcgatttcacccattccaagttttaatatgtgcttgagttgccccagtgtataggtaacaagctcaggtgtgtcttattaaacattaAACTCTCAGTAAAACcgggaatggatcacactgctgtgtagTGGGAGTCTGACTTCCATTCCTGCTGCAGTgcagtttttttctcttttcatttgCTGGTCTTGTGATGACCTCGTTCTCTCCCCCCTCAGACCCAGGAGCGCGAGGCGAAGGCGGAGATGCGGCGGAAAGCGAAGGAGCTGCAGCAGGCTCGCCGGGACGCAGAGCGCTCGGGGAAGAAGGCTCCCGGCTTCGGCGGCTTCGGCAGCTCGGGCATGGCCAGCAGCAACTCCGTCAACATCATCACAGACACGCTGATCGAGCAGGAGAAGCCCAAGAGCATACCCGCCACCATCAGGTACTGCGAGGAGAGAATGGGACGGGCTGAGGCACTGTGACTCGCACTAGCCCTGCCGCACCCAGTCCAGAGACTCAGAGCTACCTTTTAATGACTTCCAGTCCAGGGATTCAGAGCTACCTTTTAATGACGTCCAGTCCAGGGATTCAGAGCTACCTTTTAATGAAGTACAGTCCAGGGATTCAGAGCTATGTCAAAGCAGTCTTGATTTCAGCATCTTGGTGAAAGTTCATTAAATGTCACAATCAAAAAAGTGTCATGTACATGAATTCTTCTTCTCCAGGCCGTCAGGTCCCAGTAAAGCGCTGAAACTGGGAGCGAAAGGGAAGGAAGTGGATAATTTCGTGGACAAGCTGAAGTCCGAAGGGGAGAACATCATCCTGTCCAGCTCAGGAAAGAGGAGCTCTGAGGCAGCCAAGGTGCTGCCCCCTCCTGTCAACATGGAGAGGTACGCCACCCTCTCACTGGCTCCAGCTCGCTCCAGGGGGCGCCGTTTACCTGGAATGAGTGCCTGCAGGAAGATCGCATTGGGTTCTGCACATTACCAGCTTACTAGCCACTCTGATCTTGAGTGGGATGAAAACCGGCTTGTgtcttacacagcaccctatactatatgttaaaataaagaaatgaaatcaGAGTAATTAAACAGGGGGTGCGTTAGGTaactgagcagctcagtgaaagaacccacttaacggCTTGCTTAGTTCCACTCCcgctgagcagctcagagcgctaCAGAGCAGATTCCATCGGTGATTCGAGTGAGCGGAGAAATTCTCGCTCTGAGCCACTCAGTTACATCACGCACCCAGTATAGCTCATTTTAACATGGCGTtgtttccatctgatacaaagcaTTTCAGATGGCTCTGTAACATTAATGTCAATGTCTACTATATATTCTATATTATGTAGATAAAGGCTATTGTAATAGGACCTAGTGCCATCTAAAAAACCCTGAAAGCGACTTCTAGCCAAACCGTTTGTCATTTAACTTAATAATAGGTTTCTGTTGGTGTTTCTGAATTGATCGTGAGCGTGTACTAGTGGGTGAGCTGTTGAAATTCGCACAGGCTGTGTAGGTactgactgtctctgtctgtctgcagcgtGCACATGAGAATCGAGGAGAAGATCTCCCTGACCTGCGGGAGAGACGGGGGACTGCAGAACATGGAGGTTCACGGGATGATCACGCTCAGAGTCTCCGACGACAAGACCAGCAGGATCCGTGTCTACGTGGACAACAGCGACAAGAAGGGACTGCAGCTGCAGGTACGCTGCCACGTAGCCACTGAAGTGCTGGGACACTGACAGCCacggttggggtcaattcctttttttccagttcctttttagaatccatttccaattccagttcctttgaagggattggaattgatattttacatCACAATTGTTGGGATTGTTCAAtcactttcatttgaagccattttaattgactaacagggaCTTCAATTTAATCAATTTGTTGCCTCTGTGAGAAGATCATTAACAGAACACTGCTAATTTTGATCAGtggtgtgttggaattgattttaaaaaggaattggaattgaaaaacaggatttgaccccaaccctgctgaCGACAGCTTTCACAGCTCTTGAATCCTGAGGCAGCgacagaaataagactccaactgcatagcagtttcacccattgcaggttttgctacgagcttgatcagccacagtgtagaTGCAACAACCTcaagtggggcagcagtgtggaggagtggttagggctctggactcttgacaggagggttgtgggttcaatccctggtggagacactgctgctgtacccttgagcaaggtactttacctaggttgctccagtaaaaacccaactgtataaa
Encoded here:
- the LOC131708073 gene encoding coatomer subunit delta, yielding MVLLAAAVCTKAGKAIVSRQFVEMTRTRVEGLLAAFPKLMNMGKQHTFVETESVRYVYQPLEKLYMVLITTKNSNILEDLETLRLFSRVIPEYCRVLEESEISEHCFDLIFAFDEIVALGYRENVNLAQIRTFTEMDSHEEKVFRAVRETQEREAKAEMRRKAKELQQARRDAERSGKKAPGFGGFGSSGMASSNSVNIITDTLIEQEKPKSIPATIRPSGPSKALKLGAKGKEVDNFVDKLKSEGENIILSSSGKRSSEAAKVLPPPVNMESVHMRIEEKISLTCGRDGGLQNMEVHGMITLRVSDDKTSRIRVYVDNSDKKGLQLQTHPNVDKKLFAADSVIGLKNPEKSFPLNNDVGVLKWRLQSTEESHIPLTINCWPSESGNGCDVNIEYELQEESLELNDVVITIPVPSGVGAPVIGDLDGEYRHDSRRNVLEWTLPIIDAKNKSGSMEFSIAGQPSDFFPVNVSFVSKRNYCDIQVSKVSQVDGNSPVRFSTETSFVVDKYEIL